A window of Chryseobacterium aquaeductus genomic DNA:
AATATGGCGATGGCGGTGTAGATGTTTCTCCTATTGCCGATCTTTATAAAACGGAAGTTTATCAATTGGCAAAGGATTTAAATCTTATTGAAAGTATTCAAAATGCAATTCCTACAGACGGACTTTGGGATGCTGAAAGAACTGATGAAGATCAAATTGGTGCCACTTATCCTGAATTGGAAAAAATACAGAAAGAATGGGGATCGAAAATCGAAGCAGACTATACGGGAAGAGATTTGGAAGTATTTAAAATTTTCAGCCGAATGAACAAAACTGCACAACACAAAATGGTTCCGATTCCTATTTGTGATATTCCTGAAGAATGGAGAAATTAATTAATGTAACAATCTAATAGTTCAACAATGTAACAATGAATTGGTAAATTGTTAGATTGCTAGATTATTATATTTAAATTTTTATTTATGAATTCTAAAATCCGTTCGCTTCTTTTTGCCTGCATGGGACTTCTGTTCGGAATGTCGGTAATGTATGTTTACAATAATTTTATTGCGGAAAAAAAAGAGCAACCCAAAATTGAGAAATCCCATCAAGATTCTTCGAAAAAGATTGAAAACAATCATTCAATTGATGAGTTAACAGCAGAAAAAAGAGTTATTGATTACGTAAAAATAAACCACCAACTTCCCGATTTCTACCTTACAAAAAACGAAGCTAAGAAACAAGGTTGGAATCCTTCTCAGGGAAATCTTTGTGAAATTCTTCCAGGAAAAGCAATTGGCGGAGATCATTTTAATAACCGCGAAGGAAAACTTCCAAAAGCCGGAAAATATTTCGAAGCAGACGTGAATTATAACTGTGGAAACAGAAATGCAGACCGAATTGTTTTTACCAAAAATGGCGAAGTTTATTTAACTAAAAATCATTACAAGAGTTTTGAGAAGCAGTAATACTAAAAATTGAAAATTAAAAACTATGAATACTACATACATCGACTTCGCAGACCTCGGAGATTACGAAGATTTTTATGCTCAGCTGAAAGAAAAAATAAAGCTTCCTTCACATTTCGGGGATAATCTGGATGCACTTTCAGACGTTATCTCCGGCGAACTGGAAATGCCTCTTCACATTGAATTTGTAAATATGAGCGTAGATCAGCTCGAAATTTTTGAAGACCTTCTGACTACTTTGGAAGATGCAGAAGATGAAATAGAAGATTTTTCTTTTGCCTATTATCTTGAGCAATTCGAAGATGATGAAGAAGGAGATCAAAATAACGAAACTGATAAAGAAATTTAAAACATATAAAAACCCCACAAAAATTGATTTTGTGGGGTTTTAATTTTAGTAAGATGAGAAAAATTATTTCCCCAAAACTTCCATTAATGGTTGTCCGACATTTCCGCTCGGGTTTTCAATTCTTAAAAACTGTGCGATAGTGGGTGCAATATCAGTCATAAAATGCGAAGCATTGCTTTCACCGTGAGGAACTTTCCAGCCCATAAAGATTAATGGGATGTGAGCATCGTAAGAATTCCAAACGCTGTGTGTGGTTCCTTTTTTTGCGTAATTCGGAAGCATTCCGTCGTGAGAAACAATCTGAATATCACCACTTCTCTGCCAGTTGTAGCCATTGATCACTCTGCTTTTGATAGGCTCAGG
This region includes:
- a CDS encoding ribonuclease domain-containing protein, with the translated sequence MNSKIRSLLFACMGLLFGMSVMYVYNNFIAEKKEQPKIEKSHQDSSKKIENNHSIDELTAEKRVIDYVKINHQLPDFYLTKNEAKKQGWNPSQGNLCEILPGKAIGGDHFNNREGKLPKAGKYFEADVNYNCGNRNADRIVFTKNGEVYLTKNHYKSFEKQ
- a CDS encoding barstar family protein, with the translated sequence MNTTYIDFADLGDYEDFYAQLKEKIKLPSHFGDNLDALSDVISGELEMPLHIEFVNMSVDQLEIFEDLLTTLEDAEDEIEDFSFAYYLEQFEDDEEGDQNNETDKEI